A region from the Lycium barbarum isolate Lr01 chromosome 8, ASM1917538v2, whole genome shotgun sequence genome encodes:
- the LOC132606743 gene encoding non-specific lipid-transfer protein 2-like, with product MEMVGKIACFVVLCMVVVAPHAEALTCGQVQSGMAPCLPYLQGRGPLGGCCGGIKGLLGAAKTPADRKTACTCLKSAANAIKGIDTGKAARLPGACGVNIPYKISPSTDCSKVQ from the exons ATGGAAATGGTCGGAAAGATTGCATGCTTTGTGGTTTTGTGCATGGTGGTGGTTGCACCCCATGCAGAGGCACTAACCTGTGGTCAGGTTCAGTCTGGCATGGCACCCTGCCTCCCTTATTTGCAGGGTCGCGGCCCTCTCGGAGGCTGTTGCGGTGGCATTAAAGGTCTGTTGGGTGCTGCCAAGACCCCAGCAGACCGCAAGACAGCATGCACTTGCCTGAAATCAGCTGCTAATGCTATTAAGGGCATTGATACAGGCAAAGCCGCTCGTCTTCCTGGCGCTTGTGGCGTTAACATCCCTTACAAGATCAGCCCCTCCACTGACTGTTCCAA AGTCCAGTAA